Genomic segment of Gracilimonas sp.:
ACGGAGCTGATTCCGGTGCTCATCAAAGGAATGCAGGAACAGCAGGCAGAAATTGAGCGACTCAAAGAAGAAATAGAAAAGCTTCAGAAGGACAAATAACAGTTCCTTCTTCTTCAAACAAAAAAAGCCCCTTATGCAGATGCGTGAGGGGCTTTTTTATTAGAAAAAGAAAAATCATCCTTCTAAGGAGGCTTTAATTCCGGGAATCATAGAAATCCCACATGCTTGGGTGTTTCGTTTAGTAATCATATTTGTTAGATTTTCATCAGTAGCACAGATAAATTGTGCAATAACTAATACATACAATTATGCATAGATTAATATCAGTTTTTCTATGGCTGTTTTGTATTTGTGGAGTAACACAGGTTCAGGGGCAAAGTTCTATTACATTTGCCGGGGGTACATTTCAAAGCGACTCTTTTACAGTCAGTTTTTCTGCTGGAGAAGTTGTTGCAGGTACTTTTAGCAGCTCTAATATTCTGCTTACAACAGGCTTTTCTAATGGGGGCGATAATGTTTTCGTTTCGAATGAACCTATAGCAGATGATGTGCCAACCAGATTTCGGTTAAAACAAAATTATCCAAATCCTTTCAACCCATCCACTAATATTGCCTACGATCTTCCAGAGAAAGCCGATGTAGAGCTGGCGGTATTTAATATCATCGGGGCAAAAGTGGCCATATTAGTACAAAAACAAAAACCGGCGGGTTCACATACGGCCCGTTTTGATGCATCATCGCTGGCTAGTGGAATGTATCTTTATCGTTTAATAGCTAATGGAAATTTAATCGCTACCAAAAAAATGGTAATTATCAAATAAGGGGACATAATGATGAATAACAGGACTACAAAAATAATATTTACGCTTTTAGCTGTTTTATTCACAGCTGAAGTAATGGCACAGGTTCCTCAGGGATTTAACTTCCAGGCGGTAGCCCGTGATGGAGATGGCGAATTAATTGTTAATTCACAACTTGGGGTCAGGATAAGTGTACTTCAGGGCAGTGAAACCGGAACTATTGTTTACACTGAAACTCAAACTGCTGAAACCAATGGAGCAGGTCTTTTTGATCTGGTTATTGGGGAGGGGGAATCAGAAGATAATTTTTCTGTCATTGACTGGTCATCAGATAATTACTACGTAAAATTGGAAATAGATCCGGCAGGAGGAACCGAATACGAAGAGTTGGGAACAACCCGGCTTTTATCTGTTCCGTATGCGCTTTTAGCGCAAGATGTGTTGAACGGGGGAGCAGGACCTGCAGAGCCAATTATCGAGTATAACCTAAATTCATCAGAGGGTGACACATCATTTAGTATTAATGCAACAGGCACTGAATCTCTTGCCGGTGCTTTAAAAGTTCGCTCAGAAACAGATGGCTCAAACCGTGGAGTTGATGCTCGTGTTAAATCCTATATTGGCAACGAAAATAGCCAAATAGGAATGTATGGTCGAGCAGAAGGTGAAGGTACAGGGAATCATTTTGGTGTTTATGGAATAGCTCTGGGTAACGAAGGTGTTGCTGGAAGCAGGTACGGCGTATACGGATGGTCTGAAAGCTCCGGATACTATAATTCTGCTATTACTGGAGTTGCTCGTGGCCCTGGAGATGGCACTATTATAACCGATTTTGAATCCGAAGAATTTGGGTCATTTAATCAAGGTCTTTCAGGTTATGCTTCAGGTAATTTAAATGGAAATATTGGGTTAGACGTTGGGGTTACCGGAACCGAAGGAGAGCGCATCAATATCGGTGGAGAATTTAGAGTATTTACTACAGCTGATGG
This window contains:
- a CDS encoding T9SS type A sorting domain-containing protein produces the protein MHRLISVFLWLFCICGVTQVQGQSSITFAGGTFQSDSFTVSFSAGEVVAGTFSSSNILLTTGFSNGGDNVFVSNEPIADDVPTRFRLKQNYPNPFNPSTNIAYDLPEKADVELAVFNIIGAKVAILVQKQKPAGSHTARFDASSLASGMYLYRLIANGNLIATKKMVIIK
- a CDS encoding tail fiber domain-containing protein, which codes for MMNNRTTKIIFTLLAVLFTAEVMAQVPQGFNFQAVARDGDGELIVNSQLGVRISVLQGSETGTIVYTETQTAETNGAGLFDLVIGEGESEDNFSVIDWSSDNYYVKLEIDPAGGTEYEELGTTRLLSVPYALLAQDVLNGGAGPAEPIIEYNLNSSEGDTSFSINATGTESLAGALKVRSETDGSNRGVDARVKSYIGNENSQIGMYGRAEGEGTGNHFGVYGIALGNEGVAGSRYGVYGWSESSGYYNSAITGVARGPGDGTIITDFESEEFGSFNQGLSGYASGNLNGNIGLDVGVTGTEGERINIGGEFRVFTTADGGNTAVNMLVNGSQKENFGIFGVIDGSSINRGMILNVHSGSSNIGMIVNADTAAQLNGFTEINGNLKVSGTINEASDRNLKENIQPLQNGLSTIMKLNPTTYHFRGNGEYKGLKLSSGLHYGLIAQEVEQVLPSLVKNNLHTYSEMKVDGQGPDAISETEIEKTMEYKTMNYTELIPVLIKGM